A genomic segment from Deinococcus humi encodes:
- the miaB gene encoding tRNA (N6-isopentenyl adenosine(37)-C2)-methylthiotransferase MiaB, producing MKAHMITYGCQMNEYDTHLVQSQLVSFGADLVESIDEADFVLVNTCAVRGKPVDKVRSLLGQLRKTKAQRPLVVGMMGCLAQLEEGQQMARKFEVDVLLGPGSLLDIGAALESNGRFWGLQFKDELHEHIPPPPTGRLQAHLTIMRGCDHHCTYCIVPTTRGPQVSRSPDDILRELDLQLAAGVQEVTLLGQNVNAYGVDGGARLAGYPSFADLLRLVGRSGVKRIKFTTSHPMNFTEDVAAAMAETPAVCDFVHLPVQSGSNRVLRRMAREYTREKYLGHIADIKKHLPDVVLATDIIVGFPGETEEDFQETLSLYDEVGYDSAYMFIYSPRPGTPSYKHFADLPRELKTERLQRLIVKQKEWSKLRNATKVGTVQEVLLRGDAHSEGFLEGHTRGNHPTVVPKAFGAEGAGVYPVLIDHSTPHMLYGRLLGADGQPLPEIPRLEPQAAALSSPLQMA from the coding sequence ATGAAGGCACACATGATCACCTACGGGTGTCAGATGAACGAGTACGACACGCACCTGGTCCAGTCGCAACTGGTCAGCTTCGGTGCGGATCTAGTGGAGAGCATCGACGAGGCCGACTTCGTGCTGGTCAACACCTGCGCTGTGCGCGGCAAGCCGGTCGACAAGGTCCGCAGCCTGCTGGGGCAACTGCGCAAGACCAAGGCGCAGCGCCCGCTGGTGGTGGGCATGATGGGCTGCCTGGCGCAGCTGGAAGAGGGCCAGCAGATGGCCCGCAAGTTCGAGGTGGACGTGCTGTTGGGGCCAGGGAGTCTGTTGGACATCGGCGCGGCGCTGGAGAGCAATGGGCGCTTCTGGGGCCTGCAATTCAAGGACGAGTTGCACGAACACATCCCCCCGCCGCCCACGGGCCGGCTGCAGGCGCACCTGACCATCATGCGCGGCTGCGACCACCACTGCACGTACTGCATCGTGCCCACCACGCGCGGCCCTCAAGTGAGCCGCTCGCCCGATGACATTCTGAGAGAACTGGACCTGCAACTCGCGGCGGGGGTGCAGGAAGTCACGCTACTGGGCCAGAACGTCAACGCTTACGGCGTGGACGGCGGGGCGAGGCTGGCGGGGTACCCCTCGTTTGCCGATCTGCTGCGGCTTGTGGGCCGTAGCGGCGTGAAACGCATCAAGTTCACCACCAGCCACCCGATGAACTTCACGGAGGACGTGGCCGCCGCAATGGCCGAAACGCCCGCCGTCTGCGATTTCGTTCACCTGCCGGTTCAGAGTGGCAGCAACCGCGTCCTGCGCCGCATGGCCCGTGAGTACACGCGCGAGAAATACCTGGGCCACATCGCCGACATCAAGAAGCATCTGCCAGACGTGGTTCTCGCCACCGACATCATTGTGGGCTTTCCTGGCGAGACCGAGGAAGACTTCCAGGAGACCCTCAGTCTTTACGACGAGGTCGGTTACGACAGCGCCTACATGTTCATCTACTCGCCGCGTCCCGGCACACCAAGCTACAAGCACTTTGCGGACCTGCCGCGTGAACTGAAGACCGAGCGACTACAGCGCCTGATCGTCAAGCAGAAGGAATGGAGCAAGCTGCGCAACGCCACCAAAGTCGGCACGGTGCAGGAAGTTCTGCTGCGCGGCGATGCCCACAGCGAAGGATTCCTGGAGGGCCATACGCGTGGCAACCACCCCACCGTCGTGCCTAAGGCGTTCGGCGCGGAGGGCGCGGGCGTGTACCCGGTTCTTATCGACCACAGTACCCCACACATGCTCTATGGCCGCCTGCTGGGCGCCGACGGCCAACCGCTGCCCGAGATTCCGCGGCTGGAGCCACAGGCGGCGGCGTTGAGCAGTCCACTGCAGATGGCCTGA
- a CDS encoding ABC transporter substrate-binding protein — MKKLVTLSSLLLVSAALAASPADTLVIQSAGDVPTMDPGVTYDTASSALVDNMYETLLTYDGASLTKLVPLLATKWTISNAGKTYTFDLRKNVKFHSGATMTCADAEYTFERNLVTNSGASGNWFLAEALTGSQSNAADDKSVTWAKIDKSVECNNNGQLVFTLPAVDPAFLAKLAYTGQAIVEKAYSAKIGEWDGTEKTWKDWIGKDLTGSELSKKPNGTGPYRLVRNDANNHLFQAFDGYWGKKPAIKNVIRQKVPELAARQQALLRGDADIIEGAGRAVDEAQIKGKPGVTWVDDLPNTSATAIFMNENIKGTGLLGSGKLDGKGIPANFFSDVNVRRGFSYAFDYQGYIKDVQKGKGAQRTVLLPDSFPGYDPKISKYTFDAAKATEYFKRAWGGQLWKNGFVLTANYRANTPASQTAMEILKKNIEAINPKFRVNIQAKQWSEMLADSKKGEEAMILIAWAPDYADADNFMYTFYASDGYYSPRANWKDASVDKWLKQARSTVNVAERNRLYSLVGKRAYEQAPFILVPAPVAYQFQSSRVTGEGLTKATFNPMTSLYWKGLTKK, encoded by the coding sequence ATGAAGAAATTAGTCACGCTTAGCTCGTTGCTCCTTGTTTCCGCCGCGCTCGCCGCGTCCCCTGCCGATACGCTGGTCATTCAATCAGCGGGCGACGTGCCCACTATGGACCCCGGCGTGACCTACGACACCGCCTCCTCGGCGCTCGTGGACAACATGTACGAGACGCTGCTCACCTATGACGGCGCCAGCCTGACCAAGCTGGTGCCGCTGCTGGCCACCAAATGGACGATCAGCAACGCCGGCAAGACCTACACCTTTGACCTTCGCAAGAACGTCAAGTTCCACAGCGGCGCCACCATGACCTGCGCTGACGCCGAATATACCTTTGAGCGCAATCTGGTGACAAACAGCGGCGCGAGTGGTAACTGGTTCCTGGCCGAGGCCCTGACTGGCAGCCAGAGCAACGCGGCCGATGACAAGAGCGTGACCTGGGCCAAGATTGACAAGTCCGTGGAGTGCAACAACAACGGGCAACTCGTCTTCACGCTGCCCGCCGTGGACCCCGCCTTCCTGGCGAAGCTGGCTTACACCGGCCAGGCCATCGTGGAAAAGGCCTACAGCGCCAAGATCGGCGAATGGGACGGCACCGAGAAGACCTGGAAGGACTGGATCGGCAAGGACTTGACCGGCAGTGAACTGAGCAAGAAACCCAACGGCACCGGTCCCTACAGGCTGGTCCGTAATGACGCCAATAATCACCTGTTTCAGGCTTTTGACGGCTACTGGGGCAAGAAGCCTGCCATCAAGAACGTGATCCGTCAGAAGGTGCCGGAACTGGCCGCCCGCCAGCAGGCGCTGCTGCGTGGGGACGCCGACATCATTGAGGGTGCGGGCCGCGCAGTAGATGAGGCGCAGATCAAGGGCAAGCCCGGCGTGACCTGGGTGGATGATCTGCCCAACACCAGCGCTACCGCGATCTTCATGAACGAGAACATCAAGGGTACCGGTCTGCTGGGCAGCGGCAAGCTGGACGGCAAGGGCATTCCGGCCAATTTCTTCAGCGACGTGAATGTGCGCCGCGGTTTCTCGTACGCCTTCGACTATCAGGGCTACATCAAGGACGTGCAGAAGGGCAAGGGAGCGCAGCGCACGGTGTTGCTGCCCGATTCCTTCCCCGGCTATGATCCCAAGATCAGCAAGTACACCTTCGACGCTGCCAAGGCCACTGAATACTTCAAGCGCGCCTGGGGCGGCCAGCTGTGGAAGAACGGCTTCGTTCTGACGGCCAACTATCGTGCCAACACCCCCGCATCGCAGACCGCGATGGAAATCCTGAAGAAGAACATCGAGGCGATCAATCCCAAGTTCCGCGTGAACATTCAGGCCAAGCAGTGGTCCGAAATGCTGGCCGATTCCAAGAAGGGCGAGGAAGCCATGATCCTGATCGCTTGGGCGCCTGATTACGCCGACGCCGACAACTTCATGTACACCTTCTACGCCAGCGACGGCTACTACAGCCCGCGTGCCAACTGGAAAGATGCCAGCGTGGACAAGTGGCTCAAGCAGGCCCGTAGCACAGTGAACGTTGCCGAGCGCAACCGTCTGTACAGTCTGGTGGGCAAGCGCGCCTACGAACAGGCCCCATTCATCTTGGTTCCCGCTCCTGTGGCTTACCAGTTCCAGAGCAGCCGCGTCACCGGTGAGGGGCTGACCAAGGCCACCTTCAACCCCATGACCTCGCTGTACTGGAAGGGCTTGACCAAGAAGTAA